The genomic interval GAATCCCGACACGGCGCGTCGTGACTTCGTGACCTGTGGCTTCTGCCCGACGATCGTTCGCAGGTGGTCAACCGCTTCTTCAATTCGCTTGCGATCTGCCAGCGCCTTACCCAGGCCCATGCTGACCACAACCTTCAGAATGCGCGGGATCGAATGCACGTTCTCTCGACCAAGCGATTGCTTGAGAGTCGGCAGCACCTTCGTCTTATACTTATCCAACAGCCGTGACATATTCTTACCCGTACCTGGTTTCTACTGGTGTCTAGGCGCCCGCCTTTTGACGACCGATGACCCCGAGCGAAGCCTTGCATTTCTTGCAATATCGCTCACGCGTCGTTTCGCTAACCCGCGTTCCGACGCGAACACCCTTGTTACACTGACTGCAGAAGAACATCGCGTTCGAGGCCGAGATCGGCAGCTCACGCGAAAGTCGACCGCCTTGAGGGCTGCTTGGGTGTCCTCGCTTCACATGCTTGTAAACGCGATTCACACCTTCGATCAGCAACCGTTCGCCGCCATCCAGAACTCGCAAGACCTTTCTTGCGACATGGCTTGCGTCGTCACCGGCCACGACCACAACTAAATCACCTTTTCGCACGCGCATGATGCCCATTCTCACTTAAGCTGATCAGACGACTTCCGCAGCCAAACTGATAATTTTCATAAACCGTCGATCACGCAACTCACGGGCAACCGCACCGAAAATACGCGTTCCACGGGGATTATTGTCGTTGTCAACAAGCACGATTGCGTTCGCATCAAACCGGATGTAACTACCATCCGCGCGGCGGTAAGGCTGGCGTGTACGAACCACGACGCCTTTTACCACGGCCTTGTGCTGGACGCCACCGTTTGGCAGAGACTTCTGCACTGCGACGACGACGATATCGCCCAATCCTGCGTAGCGTCGATTCGACCCCAACACCTTAATACAGCGAGCCGTCTTGGCTCCGGTGTTGTCGGCCACATTGACCATTGTCTGCATCTGGATCATTTAAGCCACCGCGCTCCTGGGCAAATCACTGAACTGGTTCTGTCGCAACGGGACGATTGGCAGCCGTGACGACACTCACCACGCACCAGCGCTTCAACCGTGACATCGGACGACTTTCGACGATCTCGACGACGTCGCCGATCTTCGAAACATTGTTTTCATCATGAGCATGGCAGACCGTCGTGCCGGAAACGGTCTTTTGATACTTGGCGTGCCGGTAAACACGTCGCACTTCCACTCGCCGCGTCTTATCGCAACGATCTGAAGCCACTACCCCAACAAGTCGCCTTCTCATACATCAATTCCTGCCAGCCGCCGGATACCCAACACATACTCTCGTGATCACGCACTGCCACAGTGAGTGACCTGCCTTATGCCTTACTTCGCGGCCGCTTCGGCACCGCGCTTTTTCTCACCGATGACGGTCGCGATCCGGGCAATCTGTCGACGCAGATCGGATCGTTTGTTCGCCTTGGCTTTCGCATCATCATGCGAACCAAACCGATAACCGAACTCTTCCTTGGCACAATCAAGCGCCAGGCTCTCCAGTTGCTCTACCGCCATCTGTCGCAAATCATCGGATCGATGCACAAAATCACCTCTGTCCTTGTCACAATGGCCGCGAACGTGTTTCGACCGACAAACTGTCTTTACCCGTCACAATGACGCTCGCCGACCTTTTCTGTCCAGCCAAGGGGTCCTTTTGCGAAGCCGGAACCCGACCCCGCGAACCTCACGCCCGATCCACGCGTCAAACTATCAGACGTGTCGACCGACCATCCGCACCCGGACAGGAAGCTTATACGCCACGCGAGCAAAACATTCACGCGCTGCGGCCTGGGAAACCCCAGCCAATTCAAACAGAACCTTCCCGGGACGAACAACCGCAACCCAGTGGTCGGGCTCACCCTTACCGGTACCCATTCGCGTTTCCAGCGGACGGGCCGTCATAGGCTTGTTCGGGAAAATCCGAATATACAACTTACCTTCACCGCGAACATACTGCGTGGCGGCCACGCGGCAGGCTTCAATGGTATTACCGCGAATGTGTCCCGCATCCATCGTCTGCAGACCCCATTCTCCGAAGGCCACTGTGGCCCCTCGGGTGGCATTACCTTTTACGCGCCCTCTTTGCTCTTTGCGATGCTTGACCCGCTTGGGCATGAGAGCCATCGTTCACCTCCTCGTCGCCTAAATCGATCCACACCTTGACGCCAATTGTACCCATCGTCGTTCTCGCAACGGCGAGACCGTAATCAATTCGCTTTCGCAACGTTGACAACGGAATCGAACCGCGACTGGCCTTCTCAGTTCGGGACATTTCCGCCCCGCCCAATCGACCCGACAACTCGATCTTGACGCCGTCAACGCCCGCTTCCATCGACTGATCAAGCGACCGCTTAATCACTTTCCGGAAACTGCCTCGTTTCACCAACTGCTGAGCAATATCTTCCGCGACGAGCATGGCACTCCGGAACGGCTGCCCAATCTCGACAATCTTCAGGTCCATATGCCGGCCCGTCAGATCTTCAAGCTCCGTCTTCAGCCGGTCAACTTCTTGCCCCTTGCGACCGATGATGATCCCCGGACGTGCTGTATGCACGTGGCAGATCACCTGATCACGAGTTCGCTCGATCTCGACTTTATGAATCGCCGCAAATTCGTAGCGTTTTTTGATGAACGCGCGAATCTTCGAGTCCTCAATCAGCAGATCGCCGAATTCGGCCTTGGTCGCGTACCAGCGACTTCTCCACTCTTCGACAATCCCCAACCGAAAACCGGTAGGTCGAACCTTCTGGCCCATATGCCGAGTTCTCCCTCGCGCCGTCACCTGACGCGTCACGTTAACATTCAGACAGATCGACCACTGCCCCAACCGAAGCCGGGCAACACTTATCCAACACGAATCACTACGCCAACTTTGACTCTAAGCCAATGGTGATGTGTGTGAACCGCTTCTTAATCATGAAGCCCATCCCGCGGGCGTGCGGCTGAATTCGTTTCAGCGTCGGGCCGGAACCCGCCGTTGCCGTCGAAACGAACAACGCACCCACATTACGCTCGCCGCGGTCCTCCGCATTGGCTCGCGCACTCTTGATGAGCTTCTCAACCATCCGAGCGCTACGATTCGGAATGAAACGCAACGCGTCCAAACCGGCATCGACCGTCTTGCCCCGAACGAGATCCAACACGTGGTGAACCTTCGTCGGCGCGATACGAGCGTATTTAAGCTTCGACATGTAAATCATAATATCACCGAACCGAAAGGTTACTTGTTCCCTTTGTTTCCATGACCACGGAACAGCCGAGTCAGCGAGAACTCACCCAACTTGTGACCGACCATCTCTTCAGTCACGTACACGCTGATGTGCTGTTTGCCGTTGTGCACGAGAAACGTGTGTCCCACGAACTCAGGCGAAATCGTCGATCGCCGAGCCCAAGTCTTGATTGGTTCTTTCTTGCGAACCGCATCAAGCTTCTCGATCTTGGAGATCAAGCCCGCATCGATATACGGGCCTTTTTTAAGTGAACGTGACATCCGGAATTTCCAACAATGAACTAAGTACTGACGTGAATCTCAAACCCGGACCAATCAGAGCTTCAACTGGCCATAACGAACCGACTTACGCCGACGGATAATGGCATTCTTCGTTGGCTTCCGCGGGTTACGCGTACGACCACCCTTCGCCAGCTTTCCGGTCGGACTCACGGGGTGACGTCCACCAGATCGGCGGCCTTCACCACCACCCATCGGGTGAGCAACTGGGTTCATTGCAGAACCGCGGACGTATGGACGAATCCCCATCCATCGCACCCGCCCAGCTTTCGCCAGCACTCGGCTCGAATGCTCTGAGTTACCCACTCGGCCGATCGTCGCTCGGCAAGACGCTGGCACGCGTCGCACTTCGCCCGAAGGCAGAGTGATCTGAGCCCAAGCACCTTCCGTCGCATTGAACACCGCAGATGTCCCAGCACTGCGACACAACTGTGCCCCTTTGCCGGGTTGCAATTCGATATTGTGAATCACCGTTCCGGTTGGAATGCGATTCAATGGCAATGTGTTACCAACCTTTGGCTCGCTGTCGGGACCGCTCGAGACAGTCACGCCCGCAACAAGGCCTTCAGGAGCGATAATATAACGCTTTTCGCCGTCGCTGTATTGCAACAAAGCAATTCGCGAGCTGCGATTTGGATCATACTCAATGTGCGTCACCAACGCGCTGCACTCGTCCTTATCGCGTCGGAAATCGATCAGCCGATACATCCGCTTATGACCGCCGCCACGATGACGCGTCGTAATCTTCCCCTGGAAGTTGCGACCGCCCTTTTTCTTGACCGGCTCAAGCAGTGACTTTTCTGGCTTCTTCTTGCGGTCTGTGATTTCCTTGAAATCACTAACCATGCCGCCACGGCGTCCAGCGCTGGTCGGCTTATAGAATCGCATACCCATCGTCAGATCCCTCGAATCTCAATTCTCAAAAGAATGCAATGCGATCATCGGCACTCAGAACCACAATGGCCTTCTTGGTGTCTGCTGCCGTCGTTTCACGCATCTTGTGACGACGAGGCTTGCCAACTCGATTCATCGTCTTGACAC from Schlesneria paludicola DSM 18645 carries:
- the rplV gene encoding 50S ribosomal protein L22, yielding MSKLKYARIAPTKVHHVLDLVRGKTVDAGLDALRFIPNRSARMVEKLIKSARANAEDRGERNVGALFVSTATAGSGPTLKRIQPHARGMGFMIKKRFTHITIGLESKLA
- the rplN gene encoding 50S ribosomal protein L14, giving the protein MIQMQTMVNVADNTGAKTARCIKVLGSNRRYAGLGDIVVVAVQKSLPNGGVQHKAVVKGVVVRTRQPYRRADGSYIRFDANAIVLVDNDNNPRGTRIFGAVARELRDRRFMKIISLAAEVV
- the rplX gene encoding 50S ribosomal protein L24; the encoded protein is MRVRKGDLVVVVAGDDASHVARKVLRVLDGGERLLIEGVNRVYKHVKRGHPSSPQGGRLSRELPISASNAMFFCSQCNKGVRVGTRVSETTRERYCKKCKASLGVIGRQKAGA
- the rplP gene encoding 50S ribosomal protein L16, coding for MALMPKRVKHRKEQRGRVKGNATRGATVAFGEWGLQTMDAGHIRGNTIEACRVAATQYVRGEGKLYIRIFPNKPMTARPLETRMGTGKGEPDHWVAVVRPGKVLFELAGVSQAAARECFARVAYKLPVRVRMVGRHV
- a CDS encoding 50S ribosomal protein L29 produces the protein MAVEQLESLALDCAKEEFGYRFGSHDDAKAKANKRSDLRRQIARIATVIGEKKRGAEAAAK
- the rpsC gene encoding 30S ribosomal protein S3 produces the protein MGQKVRPTGFRLGIVEEWRSRWYATKAEFGDLLIEDSKIRAFIKKRYEFAAIHKVEIERTRDQVICHVHTARPGIIIGRKGQEVDRLKTELEDLTGRHMDLKIVEIGQPFRSAMLVAEDIAQQLVKRGSFRKVIKRSLDQSMEAGVDGVKIELSGRLGGAEMSRTEKASRGSIPLSTLRKRIDYGLAVARTTMGTIGVKVWIDLGDEEVNDGSHAQAGQASQRAKRARKR
- the rpsS gene encoding 30S ribosomal protein S19, whose amino-acid sequence is MSRSLKKGPYIDAGLISKIEKLDAVRKKEPIKTWARRSTISPEFVGHTFLVHNGKQHISVYVTEEMVGHKLGEFSLTRLFRGHGNKGNK
- the rplB gene encoding 50S ribosomal protein L2; translated protein: MGMRFYKPTSAGRRGGMVSDFKEITDRKKKPEKSLLEPVKKKGGRNFQGKITTRHRGGGHKRMYRLIDFRRDKDECSALVTHIEYDPNRSSRIALLQYSDGEKRYIIAPEGLVAGVTVSSGPDSEPKVGNTLPLNRIPTGTVIHNIELQPGKGAQLCRSAGTSAVFNATEGAWAQITLPSGEVRRVPASCRATIGRVGNSEHSSRVLAKAGRVRWMGIRPYVRGSAMNPVAHPMGGGEGRRSGGRHPVSPTGKLAKGGRTRNPRKPTKNAIIRRRKSVRYGQLKL
- the rpsQ gene encoding 30S ribosomal protein S17, producing the protein MRRRLVGVVASDRCDKTRRVEVRRVYRHAKYQKTVSGTTVCHAHDENNVSKIGDVVEIVESRPMSRLKRWCVVSVVTAANRPVATEPVQ